Proteins co-encoded in one Gossypium arboreum isolate Shixiya-1 chromosome 11, ASM2569848v2, whole genome shotgun sequence genomic window:
- the LOC108472837 gene encoding uncharacterized protein LOC108472837, with protein MDHLDLISMVLEGALEAQKEETLRLEESHRAAFVALVEKERERSMLITKNRDLVANEAPKAKFLEDFMVFIEAIENEDLETVQSFDEKAMMNTILSMMNCDGGDNGGLDRFYGDDVFKIGLSLEEKATMDAIVAAVNTGGNCGGDGGFSDEYGEDVPEIKLGLNEKATMDTVVTMVNKYGCGSGKGGFAGDDEHGGATVEGTNGDGNGDRNTGGYGGSCHENRRQLGDDVSC; from the exons ATG GATCACCTTGATCTGATTTCCATGGTTCTGGAGGGTGCATTGGAAGCGCAGAAAGAGGAGACACTGCGGTTGGAAGAGTCACATAGGGCTGCTTTTGTTGCGTTAGTTGAAAAGGAGAGGGAGCGTTCCATGCTTATCACGAAAAACCGCGACTTGGTAGCTAATGAAGCGCCCAAGGCAAAATTTCTTGAGGACTTCATGGTTTTCATTGAGGCTATTGAGAATGAAGATCTGGAGACTGTCCAGAGTTTCGATGAGAAAGCTATGATGAATACTATTTTGTCAATGATGAACTGTGACGGCGGCGACAACGGCGGACTTGACCGCTTTTacg GAGACGATGTTTTCAAAATCGGATTGAGTCTTGAAGAAAAAGCTACCATGGATGCGATTGTAGCTGCCGTGAACACTGGTGGGAATTGTGGGGGCGATGGTGGATTTTCCGATGAATACG GAGAGGACGTTCCTGAAATCAAACTGGGTCTCAATGAAAAAGCTACCATGGATACAGTTGTAACTATGGTGAACAAGTACGGCTGTGGCAGCGGAAAAGGTGGTTTCGCCGGCGATGACG AGCATGGGGGAGCTACGGTTGAGGGAACAAACGGTGACGGCAATGGAGACAGAAACACCGGTGGATATGGAGGAAGCTGCCACGAAAACCGCCGCCAGTTAGGTGACGATGTGTCCTGTTAA